The following coding sequences lie in one Cyanobacterium sp. Dongsha4 genomic window:
- a CDS encoding biotin/lipoate A/B protein ligase family protein, whose product MFLNQKPVWRLIPLFCASGKLQMAIDLWLLQQHKEKNTTPSLRFYTWNPPAISIGVSQKKHIPSHWQNLTYENQPLEIVKRPTGGRGVLHLGDLTYSVVTSYSQGTVIETYEEICQFLILGWEKLGLSLHLGKPKQKYLNSANCFSLATNADLMDDEGNKFIGSAQLRQGKYLLQHGSMMVKCDRTAPLTYRTLYEQVFNSSPPQINIPSGLIMPKIVNVLVEAAAECFQCHFEIQPLSVEEITEITETMVI is encoded by the coding sequence ATGTTTCTTAATCAAAAACCTGTCTGGCGATTAATTCCTTTATTTTGTGCTAGTGGGAAACTACAAATGGCGATCGACCTTTGGTTGCTTCAGCAACACAAAGAAAAAAATACTACTCCATCTCTCAGGTTTTATACATGGAATCCCCCTGCTATTTCTATCGGGGTTAGCCAAAAAAAACATATTCCTTCCCATTGGCAAAATTTAACCTATGAAAATCAACCCTTAGAAATTGTTAAACGCCCCACAGGAGGCAGAGGGGTTTTACACTTAGGGGATTTAACTTATAGTGTTGTTACTTCCTATTCTCAAGGCACTGTCATAGAAACTTACGAGGAAATTTGTCAATTTCTAATTTTAGGGTGGGAAAAGTTGGGTTTATCTCTTCATTTAGGGAAGCCCAAACAAAAGTACTTAAATTCAGCAAATTGTTTTTCCTTAGCTACTAATGCAGATTTAATGGATGATGAGGGTAATAAATTTATTGGGAGTGCTCAGTTAAGACAAGGTAAATATCTTTTACAACATGGTTCAATGATGGTAAAGTGCGATCGCACAGCACCACTAACTTACCGCACTCTATATGAACAAGTATTTAATTCATCTCCGCCTCAAATCAATATACCTAGTGGTTTAATTATGCCAAAGATAGTCAATGTTTTGGTAGAAGCCGCCGCCGAGTGTTTTCAATGTCATTTTGAGATACAACCTCTTTCGGTGGAAGAAATTACAGAAATTACCGAAACAATGGTGATATAA
- the hflX gene encoding GTPase HflX codes for MSIETIYGNLQGLKPNQLKQLQKLYHQRISGDRISTIDLAERIAALSTELKQPLSVYLNRRGQVMRVGVGTPRQTQIPPLELPRYGELRLSGIRCLSTSLKPTPPGEASLTAMVRQRLDALVILTLTGQGIIRKGGGARGFVDKAYLCHLLPLKDTDNYWDVSPPQSLDDIVEQDFLDLVTNLEAEFSREFIAQEVSPQQERVLLVGLQTGDRDEQKFQDNLQELALLVDSAGGKVLATIEQKRSHPHPQTLVGAGKVEEIALQVQTLGANLVVFDRDLSPAQVRNLELQLGVRVVDRTEVILDIFAQRAQSRAGKLQVELAQLEYMLPRLTGRGQAMSRLGGGIGTRGPGETKLETERRAIQKRITRLQQEVNQLQSHRSRLRQQRQAHEITSVAIVGYTNAGKSTLINTLTNADVYTADQLFATLDPTTRRLTITDPNTSDTTTLLMTDTVGFIHELPPPLVDSFRATLEEVTEADALLHVVDLSHPAWESHIESVKAILAQMPLAPSLELIVLNKIDKANSEHLTIAKEKYPQAVFISAQQRHGLTTLRDRLLRLC; via the coding sequence ATGTCTATCGAAACAATTTACGGAAACTTACAAGGATTAAAACCTAACCAACTCAAACAGTTACAAAAACTATATCATCAAAGAATAAGCGGCGATCGCATCTCTACCATTGACCTCGCCGAAAGAATAGCCGCCCTGTCCACCGAGTTAAAACAACCCCTGAGCGTATATCTAAATCGCCGTGGCCAAGTCATGAGAGTGGGAGTCGGTACGCCCCGTCAAACCCAAATTCCTCCCCTAGAATTGCCCCGTTACGGTGAGCTAAGACTGTCAGGGATTCGTTGTTTAAGCACCTCATTAAAACCCACACCGCCGGGTGAGGCCAGTTTAACCGCAATGGTAAGACAAAGACTAGATGCTTTAGTTATATTAACCCTCACAGGACAAGGAATAATCCGTAAAGGAGGAGGGGCTAGGGGATTTGTGGATAAAGCCTATTTATGCCATTTGCTACCCCTCAAAGATACTGATAATTATTGGGATGTATCACCTCCGCAATCTTTAGATGATATAGTCGAACAAGATTTTCTCGATTTAGTTACTAACTTAGAAGCAGAATTTAGCCGAGAATTTATTGCTCAAGAAGTTTCACCCCAACAAGAAAGAGTTTTATTAGTGGGTTTACAAACAGGAGATAGAGACGAACAAAAATTCCAAGATAATCTGCAAGAATTAGCCCTACTGGTAGATAGTGCAGGAGGAAAAGTCTTAGCCACCATCGAGCAGAAACGCTCTCACCCTCATCCTCAAACCCTTGTAGGTGCTGGAAAGGTGGAAGAAATCGCCCTACAGGTACAAACATTAGGAGCAAATTTAGTGGTATTTGATCGGGATTTGTCCCCCGCTCAGGTACGCAATTTAGAGTTACAGTTAGGAGTCAGAGTGGTCGATCGCACCGAAGTAATCTTAGATATATTTGCCCAGAGAGCTCAGTCAAGGGCAGGTAAATTACAAGTAGAATTAGCCCAATTAGAATATATGTTACCCAGACTGACAGGAAGAGGACAAGCCATGTCTCGATTAGGTGGCGGTATCGGCACTAGAGGCCCTGGTGAAACAAAATTAGAAACAGAAAGAAGGGCTATTCAAAAAAGAATCACCAGACTACAACAAGAAGTAAACCAACTGCAATCCCACCGCTCGAGACTGCGTCAACAAAGACAAGCCCATGAAATAACTAGCGTTGCCATTGTCGGTTATACCAATGCAGGAAAATCTACTTTAATTAACACCCTTACCAACGCCGATGTTTACACCGCAGATCAATTATTTGCTACCTTAGACCCCACCACCAGAAGATTGACTATTACAGACCCTAACACATCTGATACAACCACATTGTTAATGACCGATACCGTGGGTTTTATCCATGAATTGCCCCCTCCCCTTGTGGATTCCTTTCGAGCAACCCTTGAAGAAGTAACCGAAGCGGATGCACTATTACACGTTGTGGACTTGTCTCATCCTGCTTGGGAAAGTCATATTGAATCTGTTAAAGCAATTCTTGCCCAAATGCCTCTAGCCCCATCCTTAGAATTAATTGTCCTCAACAAAATAGATAAGGCAAACAGTGAACATTTAACCATTGCCAAGGAAAAATATCCCCAAGCGGTTTTTATTTCTGCCCAACAACGTCATGGTTTAACCACACTGCGCGATCGACTTTTACGATTGTGTTAA
- a CDS encoding RluA family pseudouridine synthase, whose amino-acid sequence MTSEQYQQKLVVDKGGIRIDVWLGDNIDSISRSRLQKLISEGQVIVNEQVCESKKTILKAGDEVIVRIPPPVSSHLIPEAIPLDILYEDEYLLIINKPANFVVHPAPGHSQGTLVNALLSHCPDLKGIGGVERPGIVHRLDKDTTGAMVVAKTEPVLHHLQGQIKAKTAKREYLGVVYGSPSVSSGIVDLPIGRHPCDRKKMAILSEEKGGKPAVTHWLLKERIGNYSLIQYQLETGRTHQIRVHSSHIGHPIIGDPLYSHGKSVGVNLTGQALHAFRLTLTHPITNNTLEAIAPLPQEFEKLLRILRLKIHG is encoded by the coding sequence ATGACAAGTGAGCAGTACCAACAAAAATTAGTTGTCGATAAAGGAGGAATTAGAATTGATGTTTGGTTAGGAGACAATATCGACAGTATATCTCGATCGCGCCTACAAAAACTCATTAGTGAAGGACAAGTTATCGTTAATGAGCAAGTATGTGAGAGTAAGAAAACCATATTAAAAGCAGGAGATGAAGTAATAGTTAGAATACCGCCTCCTGTTTCTTCTCATCTTATCCCCGAAGCTATCCCCCTAGATATTCTTTATGAAGATGAATATTTACTCATTATCAATAAACCTGCTAACTTTGTGGTACATCCAGCACCGGGTCATAGTCAGGGAACTTTAGTAAATGCTTTATTATCCCATTGTCCTGATTTAAAGGGTATTGGTGGTGTTGAACGTCCTGGTATAGTTCATAGACTAGACAAAGACACAACAGGGGCGATGGTAGTAGCTAAAACAGAGCCAGTTTTACACCATTTACAGGGTCAAATCAAGGCAAAAACAGCAAAAAGAGAGTATTTAGGGGTTGTTTATGGTTCTCCTTCTGTTTCAAGCGGTATCGTGGATTTACCCATCGGCAGACATCCATGCGATCGCAAAAAAATGGCAATTTTATCGGAGGAAAAGGGAGGAAAACCTGCTGTTACCCATTGGCTATTAAAAGAAAGAATCGGTAATTATAGCTTAATTCAGTATCAACTAGAAACAGGCAGAACTCACCAAATTAGGGTACATAGTAGCCATATAGGACATCCTATCATCGGAGATCCTTTATATTCTCATGGTAAATCTGTAGGAGTCAATCTTACAGGACAAGCCCTACACGCTTTTCGTCTTACTTTAACTCATCCTATCACTAATAATACTTTAGAAGCGATCGCACCTTTACCCCAAGAGTTTGAGAAATTATTACGCATTTTAAGACTAAAAATTCATGGCTAG
- the pntB gene encoding Re/Si-specific NAD(P)(+) transhydrogenase subunit beta, whose product MSQNLITVAYIGASALFILSLAGLSNQETAPKGNIYGISGMAIAFIATAFSPQVTNYTTLIGAIIPAVIIGAILASRVAMTAMPELVAILHSFVGLAAVLVGVGNYLQPESGLVGAEAFIHQIEIYVGVFIGAVTFTGSIVAFGKLRAIISSKPLMLPARHLLNIGMLGATIYLGYDFLHSEFGLQPLLIMTGIACLLGIHLVAAIGGADMPVVISMLNSYSGWAAAAAGFMLNNDLLIITGALVGSSGAILSYIMCKAMNRSFISVILGGFGEGSSNKNNSVQKQEVGEAVATNVEEVADLLVSAKNVIITPGYGMAVAQAQQAVSEITKILRDRKINVRFGIHPVAGRLPGHMNVLLAEAKVPYDIVLEMDEINEDFPDTDVVLVIGANDTVNPSALEDPNSAIAGMPVLEVWKAENSIVMKRSLATGYAGVDNPLFYKENTKMLFGDAKANLDALLVVLREKVSKGKTNNKVLVTA is encoded by the coding sequence ATGAGTCAGAATTTAATTACAGTAGCGTATATTGGTGCTAGTGCTTTGTTTATTCTTAGTCTAGCAGGGTTATCTAATCAAGAAACTGCCCCCAAAGGTAATATATACGGAATTTCAGGAATGGCGATCGCATTTATTGCCACAGCCTTTAGTCCACAAGTAACAAACTATACCACGTTGATAGGGGCAATTATTCCTGCGGTAATAATTGGGGCAATCTTAGCCAGTAGAGTGGCCATGACGGCAATGCCAGAGTTAGTGGCAATTTTACACAGTTTTGTCGGTTTAGCCGCCGTTTTAGTGGGGGTAGGCAATTACTTACAACCTGAATCGGGATTAGTGGGTGCAGAAGCCTTTATTCATCAAATAGAGATTTATGTGGGAGTATTTATCGGTGCGGTTACTTTTACTGGTTCAATTGTCGCTTTTGGTAAATTAAGAGCAATTATTAGTTCAAAACCTTTGATGTTACCTGCTAGACATCTACTAAATATAGGAATGTTAGGCGCAACCATTTATTTGGGTTATGATTTCCTTCACTCTGAATTTGGCTTACAACCTCTCCTCATTATGACGGGTATTGCCTGTTTGTTGGGAATCCATCTTGTCGCCGCTATTGGTGGGGCAGATATGCCAGTGGTTATCTCTATGTTAAATAGTTATTCTGGATGGGCCGCCGCCGCAGCAGGTTTTATGCTCAATAATGATTTATTAATTATTACTGGTGCTTTGGTGGGTAGTAGTGGGGCGATTTTAAGTTATATCATGTGTAAAGCGATGAATCGTTCTTTTATTAGTGTTATTCTAGGAGGATTTGGCGAAGGAAGCTCTAATAAGAATAATTCTGTTCAAAAACAAGAAGTGGGAGAAGCCGTCGCTACTAATGTGGAAGAAGTTGCCGATTTATTAGTTAGTGCTAAAAATGTCATCATTACCCCCGGTTATGGTATGGCTGTTGCTCAGGCACAACAGGCGGTTTCTGAAATTACCAAGATACTGCGCGATCGCAAAATTAATGTCCGTTTTGGTATTCACCCCGTAGCAGGACGTTTACCTGGTCACATGAATGTATTGTTAGCAGAAGCAAAAGTTCCCTATGACATTGTATTAGAAATGGATGAAATTAACGAGGATTTTCCCGATACTGACGTGGTTTTAGTCATTGGAGCTAATGATACTGTTAATCCTAGCGCTTTAGAAGACCCCAATAGTGCGATCGCAGGTATGCCTGTATTAGAAGTGTGGAAAGCAGAAAATAGTATTGTGATGAAACGTAGTTTAGCCACAGGTTATGCTGGAGTGGATAATCCCTTATTTTATAAGGAAAATACAAAAATGCTCTTCGGTGATGCTAAAGCCAATCTTGATGCTTTATTAGTAGTGTTGAGAGAAAAAGTTAGCAAAGGAAAAACTAACAATAAAGTTTTAGTAACAGCATAA
- the hypA gene encoding hydrogenase maturation nickel metallochaperone HypA: MHELSIMESTLEIAINYAKRERAKSIKQISLKIGELSGVIPSALEFAFDVITKNTIAENAILKIENIPVCCYCQSCEDKFYPPLQYIFECPFCHQLSHHILQGKEIQLSSLEIEN, translated from the coding sequence ATGCACGAATTAAGCATTATGGAATCTACCCTCGAAATAGCAATTAATTACGCAAAGCGAGAAAGGGCAAAAAGTATTAAACAGATTTCCTTGAAAATAGGAGAATTATCTGGGGTGATTCCTTCGGCACTAGAATTTGCTTTTGATGTGATTACTAAAAATACCATTGCTGAAAATGCAATTTTAAAAATCGAAAATATCCCTGTTTGTTGTTATTGTCAATCTTGCGAAGATAAATTTTATCCTCCTCTTCAATATATTTTTGAATGTCCTTTCTGTCATCAATTAAGCCATCATATTTTACAAGGAAAAGAAATACAATTAAGTTCATTAGAAATAGAAAATTAA
- the hypB gene encoding hydrogenase nickel incorporation protein HypB: MCTDCGCSVTPDIVKINNKIEYQHQLKTLNIHQDILSKNNHIANHCRDLFKQKNIYTFNILSSPGSGKTTFIQKTLTDLKNIYKSAVIVGDLATDNDAQRLKQTSAQVVQITTGNICHLEAEMIRQALKEINLDNCQLLMIENVGNLVCPSAYDLGENKRIALLSVTEGEDKPLKYPTLFKSADVVIINKIDIAEAVEFNQELALKNIHQIAPQAKIFMVSSRKGNGMNNWYNYLHKISIIKTTVI, from the coding sequence ATGTGTACTGATTGCGGATGTAGTGTCACTCCTGATATAGTTAAAATTAATAATAAAATCGAATATCAACATCAATTAAAAACCTTAAATATTCATCAAGATATTCTTTCAAAAAATAATCATATTGCCAATCATTGTCGAGATTTATTCAAGCAGAAAAATATTTATACTTTTAACATTTTATCTTCCCCTGGTTCAGGAAAAACAACTTTTATTCAAAAGACTTTAACCGATTTAAAAAATATTTATAAAAGTGCCGTTATAGTGGGAGATTTAGCAACAGATAATGATGCCCAAAGATTAAAACAAACTTCTGCTCAAGTTGTGCAAATTACCACAGGTAATATATGTCATTTAGAAGCTGAGATGATTCGTCAAGCCTTAAAAGAAATTAATTTAGATAATTGTCAATTATTGATGATTGAAAATGTCGGTAACTTAGTTTGCCCCTCTGCTTACGATTTAGGAGAAAATAAAAGAATTGCTTTATTATCCGTGACAGAAGGAGAAGATAAACCCTTAAAATATCCTACCTTATTTAAAAGTGCAGATGTGGTAATTATTAACAAAATAGATATAGCAGAAGCAGTAGAATTTAACCAAGAATTGGCTCTTAAAAATATTCATCAAATTGCCCCTCAAGCTAAAATTTTTATGGTATCTTCTCGTAAGGGAAATGGAATGAATAATTGGTATAATTATTTACATAAAATAAGCATAATAAAAACCACAGTAATTTAA
- the hypF gene encoding carbamoyltransferase HypF, with protein sequence MSLSRYEIKISGLVQGIGFRPFIYQLAHKLNINGWINNSSEGVTIHIECSPETLNLFIAKIHQEKPKQSYIENLVINPLNFVGYKSFIIRDSKRVNKHISANILPDLSACNDCLKELFDSQNRRYRYPFINCTNCGCRYSIIKKLPYDRIFTTMNKFKMCEECEKEYKNPLDRRFHAQPNACEKCGPHLELWNHKGEILAKFDQALKITCELIKQGKILAIKGLGGFHLVVDSRNKSAVNKLRQLKNRPDKPFALMYPNFDKITQDCYVSSLEKKILLSSASPIVLLRRKKENSLSLICSEITPNNPYLGIMLPYTPLHHLLLAELNFPIIATSGNRQSEPICIDETEALVKLNSIADYFLVHNRPIFSPIDDSIVRVVDNQAVILRCARGYAPLSIALNNQNIAHNKNILALGGHLKSAIALKIDNKVFLSQYLGNLDNLENEELLNNTTQKLKNIYQITPDLITCDSHPDYYSTRYAKTIINKFYKEEKLSKNEDIKNSISLVQVQHHIAHIYSVIAEHNLKLPLLAIAWDGTGYGLDKTIWGGEFFLITEEKIQRIATFSPFPLLGGEKAIIEPKRITLALLFQVFKAENNLEMIINKLKINQYFSTQELAILKKMLVRQINSPLTSSVGRLFDGISCLLKPREIITFEGQAAMELEYLTNDITTTETYPFSWQYNADKCNYIYWESIVRNIVKEYLDKQSINYISVKFHQTLIKIISTIAEKVRLKNIILAGGCFQNKYLLENTIDNLRKNSFQVYYSKKVPINDGGLALGQILFSLSPNLIKF encoded by the coding sequence ATGAGTTTAAGTAGATATGAAATCAAAATAAGCGGTTTAGTGCAAGGAATAGGATTTCGCCCTTTTATTTATCAATTGGCACATAAATTAAATATTAACGGTTGGATAAATAATTCCTCTGAAGGAGTGACAATTCACATAGAGTGTAGCCCCGAAACACTTAATTTATTTATTGCTAAAATTCACCAAGAAAAACCTAAACAATCCTATATTGAAAACTTAGTAATTAACCCTTTAAATTTTGTTGGCTATAAATCATTTATAATTAGAGATTCTAAAAGAGTAAATAAACATATTTCTGCGAATATTTTACCAGATTTAAGTGCTTGTAATGATTGCTTAAAAGAGTTATTTGATTCTCAAAATCGTCGCTATCGTTATCCTTTTATTAATTGTACTAATTGTGGTTGTCGTTACTCTATAATTAAAAAGTTACCTTATGATCGCATCTTTACAACAATGAATAAATTTAAGATGTGTGAAGAATGTGAGAAAGAGTATAAAAATCCCCTTGATAGACGTTTTCATGCTCAACCCAATGCCTGTGAAAAGTGTGGACCTCATTTAGAATTATGGAATCACAAAGGAGAAATATTAGCTAAATTTGATCAAGCCTTAAAAATAACTTGTGAGTTAATAAAACAAGGTAAAATTTTAGCAATTAAGGGCTTAGGAGGATTTCATTTAGTCGTTGATTCTAGGAATAAATCAGCAGTAAATAAATTAAGACAATTAAAAAATAGACCTGATAAACCCTTTGCTTTAATGTATCCTAATTTCGATAAAATTACTCAAGATTGTTATGTTTCTTCCTTAGAAAAAAAAATATTATTATCTTCAGCTTCTCCTATTGTTTTACTAAGAAGAAAAAAAGAAAATAGTCTTAGTTTGATTTGTTCAGAAATTACCCCTAATAACCCTTATTTAGGTATAATGTTGCCCTATACGCCTTTGCATCATTTATTATTAGCAGAGTTAAATTTTCCCATTATTGCTACTAGCGGAAATCGTCAAAGTGAGCCTATTTGTATTGATGAAACAGAGGCTTTAGTTAAATTAAATTCCATTGCTGATTACTTTTTAGTTCACAATCGCCCTATTTTTTCTCCTATAGATGATTCTATTGTCAGAGTTGTTGACAATCAAGCTGTTATTCTTCGTTGTGCTAGAGGTTATGCTCCCTTATCTATTGCTCTTAATAATCAAAACATAGCCCATAATAAAAATATTTTAGCATTAGGAGGACACTTAAAAAGTGCGATCGCACTTAAGATAGATAATAAAGTTTTTCTCAGTCAATATTTAGGTAATTTAGATAACCTAGAAAATGAAGAATTATTAAATAATACTACCCAAAAATTAAAGAATATTTATCAAATTACACCAGATTTGATAACCTGCGATTCGCATCCAGATTATTACTCAACTAGATACGCAAAAACAATAATTAATAAATTTTATAAAGAAGAAAAACTCAGTAAAAATGAGGATATAAAAAATTCTATTTCTCTAGTACAAGTACAACATCATATTGCCCATATTTATAGTGTTATTGCTGAACATAATTTAAAATTACCCTTATTAGCAATAGCATGGGATGGCACAGGATATGGCTTAGATAAAACTATTTGGGGGGGAGAGTTTTTTTTAATTACAGAAGAAAAAATCCAAAGAATTGCAACATTTTCACCTTTTCCATTATTAGGAGGAGAAAAAGCAATAATTGAGCCAAAAAGAATTACACTAGCCTTATTATTTCAAGTATTTAAAGCAGAAAACAATTTAGAAATGATCATTAATAAATTAAAAATCAATCAATATTTTAGCACTCAAGAATTAGCTATTTTAAAAAAAATGTTAGTTAGGCAAATAAATAGCCCGTTAACATCTAGTGTGGGACGTTTATTTGATGGTATTTCCTGCTTATTAAAACCGAGAGAAATAATAACATTTGAAGGACAAGCTGCAATGGAATTAGAATATTTAACTAATGACATCACAACCACAGAAACTTATCCTTTTAGTTGGCAATATAATGCAGATAAATGTAATTATATTTATTGGGAAAGTATCGTTAGAAATATTGTTAAAGAATATCTTGATAAGCAATCAATCAATTATATTTCCGTAAAATTTCATCAAACTTTAATTAAAATTATATCAACTATTGCGGAAAAAGTTAGACTCAAAAATATTATTTTAGCAGGAGGTTGTTTTCAAAATAAATATCTCTTAGAGAATACAATTGATAACTTAAGAAAAAATAGTTTTCAAGTTTACTATTCAAAAAAAGTACCTATTAATGATGGAGGTTTAGCATTGGGACAAATATTATTTAGCTTATCACCGAATCTAATAAAATTTTAA
- a CDS encoding HAD family hydrolase: protein MKVLVSDFDGVICNGLLEYFYSSKLVYQKIWQTREINWQLLQEKFNILRPVVETGWEMPLLLRTLIDEGETVDNILNHWQVIREKAIKTIEKEGITIKTLIKTLDEVRQKQIEENLQNWLNLHSFYEGIIPHIKKLINEGIKIYIVTTKSETFTRKLLEKQEIFLPSVAIIGKEAKCPKYETIRSIIDIEKVNPQEVYFIEDRLEALELVYQQSDLQSVKLFLASWGYNTDYVRKKAKNLSHIQLLSLDKWRNLK, encoded by the coding sequence ATGAAAGTATTAGTAAGTGATTTTGATGGTGTGATTTGTAATGGATTATTAGAATATTTTTATTCTAGTAAATTAGTTTATCAGAAAATTTGGCAAACAAGAGAAATTAATTGGCAATTATTACAGGAAAAATTTAATATTTTGCGTCCTGTGGTAGAAACAGGCTGGGAAATGCCTTTACTTTTAAGAACTTTAATTGACGAAGGAGAAACTGTTGATAATATTTTAAATCATTGGCAAGTAATTAGAGAAAAGGCTATAAAAACTATAGAAAAAGAAGGAATAACCATTAAAACTCTGATAAAAACTTTGGATGAAGTGCGACAAAAACAAATTGAGGAAAATTTGCAAAATTGGCTTAATTTACATAGTTTTTATGAGGGCATAATTCCACATATAAAGAAGTTAATCAACGAGGGTATCAAAATATATATTGTTACTACTAAATCTGAAACATTTACCAGAAAATTATTAGAAAAACAGGAAATATTTTTACCTTCAGTAGCGATTATTGGCAAAGAAGCAAAATGCCCTAAATATGAAACCATACGCTCTATTATTGATATTGAAAAAGTTAATCCTCAGGAAGTTTACTTTATTGAAGATAGACTTGAAGCCCTAGAATTAGTTTATCAACAATCTGATTTACAAAGTGTAAAATTATTTTTAGCCAGTTGGGGTTATAACACCGATTATGTTAGAAAAAAAGCAAAAAATTTATCTCATATTCAGTTATTATCTTTAGATAAGTGGCGTAATCTAAAATAA
- a CDS encoding CRR6 family NdhI maturation factor: MTTIIKINQTQIHQLDLSPVVNVIEKFDKSSEILNLEQEITFQIDYAREETDPRELSEISEVRLWFIALDSLYPWLPFCLNWREGELARYVAMLVPHQFNRSEGIQYNQEALDIWIMQKTFILHRWLKQQGIKTNSRLKAMTQIFGYDLDDYLFELL; the protein is encoded by the coding sequence ATGACTACTATTATTAAAATTAATCAAACTCAAATTCACCAATTAGATTTATCTCCTGTTGTTAATGTGATTGAAAAATTTGATAAATCTTCTGAAATTCTTAATTTAGAACAAGAAATCACTTTTCAAATTGATTATGCCCGTGAGGAAACTGATCCTCGTGAATTATCGGAAATTTCAGAGGTAAGGTTGTGGTTTATTGCCTTAGATAGTCTTTATCCATGGTTGCCTTTTTGTCTTAATTGGAGAGAAGGAGAATTAGCCCGTTATGTAGCGATGTTAGTACCTCATCAGTTTAATCGTAGTGAGGGAATACAATATAATCAGGAAGCCCTTGATATATGGATAATGCAGAAAACTTTTATTCTACATCGTTGGTTAAAACAACAAGGCATCAAAACCAATTCTCGCCTCAAAGCGATGACACAAATTTTCGGTTATGACTTAGATGATTATTTGTTTGAATTACTATAA
- a CDS encoding M23 family metallopeptidase — MLDFPPLGKQKPPKIFHKPYLTFFLIIGLTFGLLNPLGLSKNQSLQAQTIPVRASWRQASFPVENFQAYTSGFGYRIHPVTGQRQFHGGLDLAAPLGSYVRSWWGGQIIHLSDHTACGTMIKIRSGNWTHVYCHLMGSVEQTSQGLVLLDRSGGIILRQGQNVPSGARIGRVGMTGRTTGPHLHWELRYKGDRIDPADILRQMFAQRT; from the coding sequence ATGCTAGATTTCCCCCCTCTGGGCAAACAAAAGCCCCCCAAAATTTTCCATAAACCCTATTTGACTTTTTTTTTGATTATCGGGTTAACTTTCGGATTGCTTAATCCTCTGGGATTGTCAAAAAATCAGTCTTTACAAGCTCAAACTATTCCCGTTAGAGCATCTTGGCGACAAGCCTCTTTTCCTGTCGAAAATTTTCAGGCTTATACTTCTGGTTTTGGCTATCGTATTCACCCTGTCACTGGACAAAGACAATTTCACGGTGGTTTAGATTTAGCCGCTCCCCTAGGAAGTTATGTTCGTAGTTGGTGGGGTGGGCAAATTATTCACTTATCCGATCATACTGCTTGTGGTACGATGATTAAAATTCGCTCTGGTAATTGGACTCATGTTTATTGTCACTTAATGGGTAGTGTGGAACAAACTTCTCAAGGATTAGTCTTGCTTGATCGTTCTGGCGGTATTATTCTTCGACAAGGGCAAAACGTCCCTTCTGGGGCAAGAATTGGTAGAGTTGGCATGACAGGAAGAACCACCGGCCCCCATTTACATTGGGAATTAAGATATAAAGGCGATCGCATCGATCCCGCCGACATTCTTAGACAAATGTTTGCTCAAAGAACCTAA